The proteins below come from a single Campylobacter sp. CCUG 57310 genomic window:
- the selA gene encoding L-seryl-tRNA(Sec) selenium transferase, with amino-acid sequence MSEFKSLPQIDKILKMPEFKDKIPAFVAKFAREELEFQREKIIANKTCDQLQDIIKNILKRYAKFEISSLQSVINATGVAVHTNLGRSVIDEEILMRAKDVITGYCNLEYSLESGTRSNRYDYVGSLLAELFGFEDAIVVNNNASAVFLVLNTFAKGGEAVISRGELVEIGGSFRVPEVMANSGTLLREVGTTNRTNLKDYEAAIGENTKMIVKVHRSNFDIVGFSEDVCINELSNLAKKHEVIDYYDLGSGYVGELPYNLGRNEPNAREFSDVSLLSFSGDKLFGSVQCGIILGKRELIAKLKQNQLLRMLRVDKVIISLLSESVKAYINKEFSLITTINQLYKDINELENTATRINFALKKPLEVVQTKTFVGGGTMPNKAIPSIALKVRGNANLNEAKFRAKHIIGRIENGAFLLDLRSVLLKDETRLINSINEILGECDE; translated from the coding sequence ATGAGCGAATTTAAAAGCCTACCGCAGATAGATAAAATTTTAAAAATGCCCGAATTTAAAGATAAGATTCCAGCTTTTGTAGCCAAATTTGCCAGAGAAGAACTTGAGTTTCAGCGCGAAAAAATCATAGCGAATAAAACTTGCGATCAGTTGCAAGATATTATAAAAAATATCCTAAAACGCTACGCAAAATTTGAAATTTCATCTTTGCAAAGCGTGATAAATGCAACAGGCGTTGCCGTGCATACAAATTTAGGCAGAAGCGTAATAGACGAAGAAATTTTGATGCGCGCAAAGGACGTCATCACGGGGTATTGTAATTTAGAATACAGCCTTGAAAGCGGGACTCGCTCAAACAGATACGATTACGTCGGCTCGCTTTTAGCGGAGCTTTTTGGCTTTGAAGACGCAATCGTCGTAAATAATAACGCAAGCGCCGTTTTTCTCGTGCTAAATACCTTTGCAAAAGGCGGTGAAGCGGTTATCAGCAGAGGCGAGTTGGTTGAGATCGGAGGAAGCTTTAGAGTGCCTGAAGTGATGGCAAATTCGGGAACTTTATTGCGCGAGGTCGGCACTACAAATAGGACAAATTTAAAAGATTATGAAGCGGCTATCGGTGAAAACACCAAGATGATCGTAAAAGTGCACCGCTCAAATTTCGATATAGTCGGATTTAGCGAGGATGTTTGTATAAACGAGCTTTCAAATTTGGCTAAAAAGCATGAAGTGATTGATTATTACGATCTTGGAAGCGGATATGTCGGCGAGCTTCCTTATAATCTAGGCAGAAATGAGCCGAATGCGAGGGAATTTAGCGATGTTTCGTTACTAAGCTTTAGTGGCGATAAGCTGTTTGGCTCCGTTCAGTGCGGTATAATCCTTGGCAAACGCGAACTAATAGCAAAGCTTAAGCAAAATCAACTCCTTAGAATGCTTCGAGTGGATAAAGTGATAATATCGCTTCTAAGCGAATCGGTAAAGGCTTACATAAATAAAGAATTCAGTCTCATAACCACAATTAATCAGCTCTATAAAGACATTAACGAGCTTGAAAATACCGCGACCAGGATAAATTTTGCTCTTAAAAAACCGCTTGAAGTGGTGCAAACCAAGACATTTGTGGGCGGAGGCACTATGCCAAATAAGGCTATACCGAGCATTGCTCTTAAAGTGCGCGGTAACGCAAATTTAAACGAGGCGAAATTTAGAGCTAAACATATCATCGGACGGATTGAAAACGGAGCGTTTTTGCTTGATTTAAGAAGCGTTTTGCTTAAGGATGAAACAAGGCTCATAAATTCGATAAACGAAATTTTAGGAGAGTGCGATGAATAG
- the selB gene encoding selenocysteine-specific translation elongation factor produces the protein MNSLIIGTAGHIDHGKTALIREINGFEGDVLEEEKKRGITIDLSFSNLRRGEDNIAFIDVPGHESLVKTMISGAYGFDACLFVVAANDGLMPQSLEHLQILNLLQIKSLIVAVTKCDLVDESRIEQVKFEVAEAISRLKNLEILEFFAVSIKDVQSIAELRDYLFTLKPKTKSEHGVFRYYIDRVFSLKGIGSVVTGTIIEGSVKKGEKIYNYGSGKEALVRSVQIHDSFVDVAYEGSRVALNLTGIELNELKKGQLLSKKGFFRGFREADCFVNAKNLTHNESVTFCVGAQTASAKAIILSQKDDSCFVTFKFEKDMFLKFDEPFVLVANSRVIGGGRVLNSVNEPLKKAQKILFLNHLFKKDFTNAFTLLKDTHKNGFGIISSYQRFGLTHEEAVNIAKQIPSVYVDEKALNIYDISAISRIKEIIKFMIEKNPYAIFSASSISLKLTWASEELCQKAIDELCKSGLIAQNEGVYTKTGVDIKELKVRLEERIYQILESSNLAPAAPYNIYDELEIDRFSGDNALKKLTGIKRVVRLAHNLFITSKALNEATSKLKEIIKTEGFVNVTNAKDHLNLSRKYIIAYLEYLDTMPDILKNGNDRVIKE, from the coding sequence ATGAATAGCCTTATAATCGGAACCGCAGGACATATCGATCACGGTAAAACGGCACTTATAAGAGAGATAAACGGCTTTGAAGGCGACGTGCTTGAAGAGGAAAAAAAGCGCGGCATAACTATCGATCTTAGTTTTTCAAATTTAAGGCGAGGCGAAGATAATATCGCATTTATCGACGTTCCGGGACATGAAAGCTTGGTTAAGACGATGATAAGCGGGGCGTATGGATTTGATGCGTGCTTGTTTGTAGTTGCCGCAAACGACGGGCTTATGCCTCAGAGTTTAGAGCATTTGCAAATTTTAAATTTGCTTCAAATAAAGTCTTTGATTGTCGCCGTAACAAAGTGTGATTTGGTAGATGAAAGCAGGATAGAGCAGGTTAAATTTGAAGTTGCAGAGGCTATAAGCAGGCTAAAAAATCTTGAAATTTTGGAATTTTTTGCAGTTAGTATAAAAGACGTCCAAAGCATAGCCGAATTAAGAGATTATCTCTTTACTTTAAAGCCAAAAACCAAAAGCGAACACGGCGTGTTTCGCTACTATATCGATAGGGTCTTTAGTCTAAAAGGAATCGGTAGCGTAGTAACGGGAACTATCATAGAAGGAAGCGTAAAAAAAGGCGAAAAGATCTATAACTACGGCTCAGGCAAAGAAGCGCTTGTAAGAAGCGTGCAAATTCATGATAGTTTCGTTGATGTCGCGTATGAAGGCAGCCGTGTGGCGCTAAATTTAACAGGTATTGAGCTAAATGAGCTTAAAAAGGGGCAACTTCTAAGCAAAAAAGGCTTTTTTAGGGGATTTAGAGAGGCTGATTGCTTCGTAAATGCAAAAAATTTAACTCACAATGAAAGCGTGACGTTTTGCGTGGGAGCGCAAACCGCAAGTGCAAAAGCGATTATTTTGAGCCAAAAAGACGATAGTTGTTTTGTAACTTTTAAATTTGAAAAGGATATGTTTTTAAAATTTGACGAGCCTTTCGTCTTGGTTGCAAATTCGCGCGTGATAGGCGGCGGTAGGGTTTTAAATTCGGTAAATGAACCGCTTAAAAAGGCGCAAAAAATTCTATTTTTAAATCATCTTTTTAAAAAAGATTTCACAAACGCTTTTACTTTGCTTAAGGACACGCATAAAAACGGCTTTGGCATTATCTCCTCTTATCAAAGATTTGGTTTAACTCACGAAGAAGCGGTTAATATAGCAAAGCAAATTCCAAGTGTTTATGTAGATGAAAAAGCCTTAAATATCTACGATATAAGCGCGATTTCTCGCATTAAAGAGATTATAAAATTTATGATAGAAAAAAATCCTTATGCGATATTTTCTGCTTCAAGTATCAGTCTAAAGCTAACTTGGGCGAGCGAGGAGCTATGCCAAAAAGCTATCGACGAGCTTTGCAAAAGCGGCCTCATAGCTCAAAATGAAGGCGTTTATACAAAAACAGGGGTTGATATCAAAGAGCTTAAAGTAAGGCTTGAAGAGCGAATTTATCAAATTTTGGAAAGCTCAAATTTAGCTCCAGCCGCGCCTTATAACATCTATGACGAACTTGAGATAGACAGGTTTAGCGGAGATAACGCGCTTAAAAAGCTAACGGGCATAAAGCGAGTAGTAAGGCTTGCGCATAATCTTTTCATAACTTCAAAGGCTTTAAACGAGGCGACTAGTAAGCTTAAAGAGATAATAAAAACCGAAGGCTTCGTAAACGTAACAAATGCAAAAGATCATCTGAATTTAAGCAGAAAATACATAATCGCATATCTTGAATACCTCGATACTATGCCTGATATCTTAAAAAACGGCAATGATAGAGTGATAAAAGAGTGA
- a CDS encoding thioredoxin fold domain-containing protein, producing MKKIILASVVAATSLFAASNEQIIDFYKSIAQPGLMFKVTERQKLAENPEYEMVVVNISNGKLSEDEIMFTKGDLLLPDIIDLKNKKAYKAEMKEKITAKNIAAQFNKEEKKNIIMLGNDSKKPTYVMFSDPECPYCRMELEKIETTLKEANVHIILTPVHDKSALQKSFLIYKDAVKAKTDSEKIKILRKYFAEDYKVADNAVSDDEVKMMDDLRTKYLAAGVRSVPYIINLQDLKK from the coding sequence ATGAAAAAAATTATATTAGCGTCCGTAGTTGCGGCTACAAGTCTATTTGCTGCCAGCAATGAGCAGATAATCGATTTTTATAAGTCAATAGCTCAGCCGGGACTTATGTTTAAGGTTACTGAGCGCCAAAAACTGGCCGAAAACCCTGAATACGAAATGGTTGTAGTAAATATCAGCAACGGCAAGCTTAGCGAAGATGAGATAATGTTTACTAAGGGCGATCTGCTTCTTCCGGATATCATCGATCTAAAAAATAAAAAAGCTTATAAAGCCGAGATGAAAGAGAAGATAACTGCTAAAAATATCGCAGCTCAGTTTAATAAAGAAGAAAAGAAAAATATCATAATGCTTGGCAACGACTCTAAAAAGCCTACTTATGTTATGTTTTCAGATCCTGAGTGCCCATACTGCAGAATGGAGCTTGAAAAGATCGAGACAACCCTAAAAGAGGCAAATGTCCATATAATCCTAACTCCTGTACATGATAAATCAGCTCTTCAAAAGAGCTTTTTAATATATAAAGATGCGGTTAAGGCAAAAACCGATAGCGAAAAGATCAAAATTCTAAGAAAATATTTCGCTGAGGATTATAAAGTAGCGGATAATGCAGTAAGCGACGATGAGGTTAAAATGATGGATGATCTTCGCACAAAATACCTTGCGGCAGGCGTTAGAAGCGTGCCTTATATAATAAATTTGCAAGATCTTAAAAAATAA
- a CDS encoding twin-arginine translocation signal domain-containing protein, with translation MEGSRRDFLKKSLKIGAVGGTMIATAAIANSGNKASLQADSNGVVLGKSSKKEVLYQKSKEWEYYYKIAY, from the coding sequence ATGGAAGGATCAAGACGAGATTTTTTAAAAAAATCTTTAAAAATTGGCGCCGTGGGCGGCACGATGATAGCTACCGCTGCTATCGCAAATAGCGGCAACAAGGCTAGCTTGCAAGCTGATTCTAACGGCGTAGTGCTTGGTAAGTCAAGCAAAAAAGAGGTGCTTTATCAAAAAAGCAAAGAGTGGGAGTACTACTATAAAATCGCTTACTAA
- a CDS encoding formate dehydrogenase subunit alpha, whose product MSDSRIGRRSFLKLAALGAGSTVAFGENEVFRKATNEEIKNPFEGSKKVRTICSICSAGCGIEAEVKDGVWVRQDMAMYHPVSQGSHCCKGIDQIDLTKSKQRIKYPMKKVNGKWERISWETAVNEIGDKMLEIRKEHGPDCVEFLGSAKFSNEQSFYFRKFAAFWGTNNIDHVARIUHSASVAGAANTWGYGAMTNHFGDVAANSKAIMVFGANSAVANPVGGMKHFLQAKDRNNAKLIVVDPIYTKTAAKADIYVRVRPGTDIAFVYGLLHIIFKNGWEDKNFIADRTYGIDEVRKEAEHWTPEVTSDVTGVPADLIMQVANIYAHTKPASIAWSLGMTQHSIGSSNTRILPILQLVLGNMGVEGGGCNIIRGHDNVQGATDMGNLADSLPTYYGLGDKAWKHFCKGWGVEFDEFVKRFAVSTKEPKKGGALIKGTKFEEYYYHDPKNPEDRNWRNEKGWSLSKWWQGVLKEENTFTSGELKVLWVQGTGITSMAHLAKIQEAIDKLDLLVIAEPFVNEVAILSDRKDGIYILPVATQFENEGIVVATNRAAQWRTKVVDPLYESKPDHEVMFEFAKKWGFYEDYTKSLKMNDDLEVVKDSFVWPDDATRELARMGQTIGLQGWQPERLRKHQQNWENFDPDTLIGIGGDVKGEYYSLPWPCWDKQHPGTPILYDLNKPYTEGGCGFRNRFGLEHNGVSQIASEAVQLKGSKVKGGYPQITKDNIEQVLGITLTEEEKAKIGENWTMDYSGIINQKCREAGVAPYGNARARAIVWEFIDQIPKHREPIHSPRWDLVQKYPAIDDQARNFRVETKFKSEQQKQDWSKDFPTIISSMRLVNLSGAGMLERTSKYLAAITPEMFANVHPELALKYGIQDGDMMWIHSPQGTKIKVKCYHNRSVTPDRICLPYNFAGVMQGVDLSHRYPEGTKPYTIGEPSNIVTNYGFDPVTQISEYNAGLCRLEKA is encoded by the coding sequence ATGAGTGATTCACGTATAGGAAGACGCTCTTTCCTTAAGCTTGCAGCCCTTGGAGCGGGTAGCACGGTCGCTTTTGGAGAGAATGAAGTCTTTAGAAAAGCTACGAACGAAGAGATAAAAAATCCGTTTGAGGGCTCAAAAAAAGTTAGAACTATCTGTTCGATATGTTCTGCCGGATGCGGTATAGAAGCAGAAGTAAAAGACGGCGTTTGGGTTCGTCAAGATATGGCGATGTATCATCCCGTATCTCAAGGCAGTCACTGCTGTAAGGGCATAGATCAAATCGATCTAACCAAGAGCAAGCAACGCATCAAATACCCTATGAAAAAGGTAAACGGCAAGTGGGAGCGCATAAGCTGGGAGACTGCGGTAAACGAGATCGGCGATAAAATGCTTGAAATTCGTAAAGAGCACGGACCTGATTGTGTCGAATTTTTGGGCTCTGCGAAATTTAGCAACGAGCAGTCGTTTTATTTTAGAAAATTTGCAGCATTTTGGGGCACAAACAATATAGACCACGTTGCACGTATTTGACATAGCGCATCAGTCGCCGGAGCGGCGAATACTTGGGGTTATGGCGCGATGACAAACCACTTTGGAGACGTGGCGGCAAATTCAAAAGCCATTATGGTATTTGGAGCAAATTCCGCAGTTGCAAATCCAGTCGGAGGCATGAAGCACTTCCTTCAAGCCAAAGATAGAAACAACGCAAAGCTGATAGTTGTAGATCCTATCTACACAAAAACAGCGGCAAAAGCCGATATATATGTGCGTGTTAGACCGGGAACGGACATAGCTTTTGTTTACGGGCTGCTTCATATCATATTTAAAAACGGCTGGGAGGATAAGAATTTCATCGCCGATAGAACTTACGGCATAGATGAAGTTCGCAAAGAGGCCGAGCACTGGACGCCTGAAGTAACGTCTGACGTTACCGGAGTTCCTGCCGATTTGATTATGCAGGTAGCAAATATTTACGCTCATACAAAGCCGGCTTCTATCGCATGGTCTCTTGGAATGACTCAGCACAGTATCGGCAGCTCAAATACGAGAATTTTGCCTATCCTTCAGCTTGTGCTTGGAAATATGGGCGTAGAGGGCGGCGGATGTAACATTATCCGCGGACACGATAACGTTCAAGGTGCAACCGATATGGGCAACCTAGCCGACAGCTTGCCTACATACTACGGGCTTGGCGATAAGGCTTGGAAGCACTTTTGTAAGGGTTGGGGCGTAGAATTTGACGAATTTGTAAAACGATTTGCCGTTTCAACCAAAGAGCCTAAAAAAGGCGGCGCTCTTATAAAAGGAACGAAATTTGAGGAGTATTATTACCACGATCCTAAAAATCCTGAAGATAGAAACTGGAGAAATGAAAAAGGCTGGTCGCTTTCAAAATGGTGGCAGGGCGTTTTAAAAGAGGAAAATACCTTTACAAGCGGCGAGCTTAAGGTGCTTTGGGTTCAAGGAACGGGAATTACCTCTATGGCTCACCTGGCAAAAATTCAAGAGGCGATAGATAAGCTTGATTTACTGGTTATCGCAGAGCCGTTTGTAAACGAGGTTGCGATCTTAAGCGATAGAAAAGACGGAATTTATATCCTTCCTGTTGCGACTCAGTTTGAAAACGAAGGTATCGTTGTGGCTACAAACCGAGCTGCGCAGTGGAGAACGAAAGTTGTAGATCCACTTTATGAGAGCAAGCCTGATCATGAGGTTATGTTTGAATTTGCTAAAAAATGGGGCTTTTATGAGGATTACACTAAATCCTTAAAGATGAACGATGATCTTGAAGTAGTAAAAGATAGCTTCGTGTGGCCTGATGACGCTACAAGAGAGCTGGCCAGAATGGGTCAAACTATCGGGCTTCAAGGTTGGCAGCCTGAAAGATTAAGAAAGCATCAGCAAAATTGGGAAAATTTCGATCCCGATACGCTAATAGGAATAGGCGGAGACGTAAAAGGCGAATACTACAGCTTGCCTTGGCCTTGCTGGGATAAGCAGCATCCTGGAACTCCTATACTTTATGATCTAAATAAGCCTTATACCGAGGGCGGTTGCGGATTTAGAAATAGATTTGGTCTAGAGCATAACGGCGTTTCTCAAATCGCCTCTGAAGCTGTCCAGCTAAAAGGCTCTAAGGTTAAAGGCGGCTATCCGCAAATCACTAAGGACAATATCGAGCAGGTGCTTGGCATAACCTTAACCGAGGAGGAAAAGGCTAAGATCGGCGAAAACTGGACTATGGATTATAGCGGTATCATAAATCAAAAATGCCGCGAAGCAGGCGTTGCTCCTTATGGAAACGCAAGAGCAAGAGCTATAGTTTGGGAATTTATAGATCAAATTCCAAAACACAGAGAGCCGATACACTCGCCAAGATGGGATCTGGTACAAAAGTATCCTGCTATCGACGATCAGGCTAGAAATTTCCGCGTTGAGACGAAATTTAAATCAGAGCAACAAAAGCAAGATTGGAGCAAGGATTTCCCTACTATCATCAGCTCAATGCGCTTGGTGAATTTAAGCGGTGCGGGAATGCTTGAGCGTACAAGTAAATATCTAGCGGCTATCACGCCTGAGATGTTTGCTAACGTTCACCCTGAACTAGCGCTTAAATACGGCATACAAGACGGCGATATGATGTGGATTCACTCTCCGCAAGGCACGAAGATAAAAGTAAAATGCTATCACAACAGAAGCGTTACGCCCGATAGAATTTGCTTGCCTTATAACTTCGCGGGCGTGATGCAAGGCGTTGATCTAAGCCATAGGTATCCTGAAGGAACTAAGCCATATACGATAGGTGAGCCTTCAAACATCGTAACAAACTACGGATTTGACCCTGTTACTCAAATTTCAGAGTATAACGCAGGTCTATGCCGTCTGGAAAAAGCGTAA
- the fdh3B gene encoding formate dehydrogenase FDH3 subunit beta produces MARMKFFVDNNRCISCFGCQVACSSAHETPVGINRRKVITLYDGVEGKEVSTTIACQHCTDAPCEQVCPVDCFYIREDGIVLHDKNKCIGCGYCLYACPFGAPQFPRDGAFGIKGEMDKCTMCAGGPAETNSHEERELYGQNRIAEGKVPMCAAVCATNALLVGDATEVANVYRKRVTLRNTGFSI; encoded by the coding sequence ATGGCAAGAATGAAATTTTTCGTAGATAACAACAGATGTATAAGTTGTTTCGGTTGTCAAGTAGCTTGTTCTTCGGCGCACGAAACTCCTGTGGGCATTAACCGTCGCAAGGTTATCACGCTGTATGACGGCGTTGAGGGCAAGGAGGTTTCAACAACCATCGCATGCCAACACTGCACGGACGCTCCTTGCGAGCAAGTTTGTCCTGTGGATTGCTTTTATATCCGCGAAGACGGTATCGTGCTTCATGATAAAAACAAATGCATAGGCTGTGGATACTGCTTATATGCTTGTCCGTTTGGTGCGCCGCAGTTTCCAAGAGACGGGGCGTTTGGCATTAAAGGCGAGATGGATAAATGCACGATGTGCGCGGGCGGTCCTGCAGAGACAAATTCTCACGAAGAGCGCGAACTATACGGACAAAACCGTATCGCAGAGGGCAAAGTGCCTATGTGTGCGGCGGTTTGTGCGACAAACGCTCTTTTGGTTGGAGATGCAACCGAAGTTGCAAATGTATATCGCAAACGCGTCACACTTCGCAATACAGGCTTTTCTATCTAA
- the traT gene encoding complement resistance protein TraT, translating to MRYVQILLLLFIAFFFAACSTNSTPKLYLNSSAPVFITNLDANQTVFINFKNSSGHQNTLEETVRKKFVSKGFVPVADKKRADIVLLGDFMMLERVERKDPNVFINLGYGFGSFGRRSSAGVGMVFGDPFYDDYYDTRHYIYKATVSVSIATKEREQRTILDVQSDKNVYSPSYIMPFVEDKIATQIINFFY from the coding sequence ATGAGGTATGTTCAAATTTTACTCCTTTTATTTATAGCCTTTTTCTTTGCGGCTTGCAGCACAAATAGCACGCCAAAACTATACTTAAACTCCAGCGCGCCCGTATTTATTACAAATTTAGACGCAAACCAAACGGTCTTTATAAATTTTAAAAACTCATCAGGACATCAAAACACTCTTGAAGAGACGGTTAGAAAGAAATTTGTAAGTAAGGGCTTCGTGCCCGTAGCTGATAAAAAGCGTGCCGATATCGTCTTGCTTGGGGATTTTATGATGCTTGAGAGAGTGGAGCGTAAGGATCCTAATGTCTTTATAAATTTAGGCTACGGCTTTGGCTCGTTTGGACGTAGGAGTTCAGCGGGAGTTGGCATGGTGTTTGGAGATCCTTTTTATGATGATTATTACGACACTCGCCACTATATCTACAAGGCAACGGTTAGCGTCTCGATCGCTACAAAAGAGCGTGAGCAACGTACCATACTTGATGTGCAAAGCGATAAAAACGTATATTCGCCAAGCTACATCATGCCTTTTGTAGAAGATAAAATAGCTACTCAGATAATCAACTTCTTTTATTAA
- a CDS encoding TonB-dependent receptor: MRVVLSCAALASLLVANSANPDNIAPLKDFAPPKPYTPNIAQSAFPAHQFDRTNRDEYFFVTDLLDDSMDKFHVSGGFYGRDFYSSTLFKYRGANFYTILNANFSKGNRYKDGGGNEVDFGYSRQGQSAILGFVPNDISEFRFTFLRDNIDNEKEPHHAMDAVKTERKIAKFNARLGEESLANTLNLELMLRDINRDANNYELRNSAQKVKVEVERKIFDAKLSYDADFGNFHNMIGTSYQHDLHEGKRYGFVSGKWVFNGYRFGDVKNQSARVFDEISYKFNEANKLNLALNYEWMSSNLRAANNPYSAPMPQISTIKGLVKSIYGENLDGDIKHKALSASLKYEFSPNEKDLYYAALESISRMPSNMERFNTLYGPLDNGWISNPFLKPERHNRVNLGLEYKSEFFKEYLSSKQGEDSFAVKAHLIASDVKDLIIYDRRHSKAAMPMNKNAVISRNVDAEIYSANLSASYNFLQNFGLKAALFYNYGQNKTDGRALYQIRPFEANLAADYKSYASFGSFSLGSALRYVAKQNRGDFDKNSGLGIDSKEAKAFTLIDVYGAVEFRNKFGLRFGINNIFDKEYAEFISGDHVAALDPRRVNAPGRVVFVSFHSSF, from the coding sequence ATGAGAGTAGTTTTAAGTTGTGCCGCGTTAGCTAGCTTGCTTGTAGCAAATAGTGCAAACCCAGATAATATCGCTCCGTTAAAAGATTTCGCGCCACCTAAGCCATATACGCCAAATATCGCTCAAAGCGCATTTCCCGCACATCAGTTTGATCGCACGAATAGGGATGAGTATTTTTTCGTAACCGACCTGCTTGATGATTCGATGGATAAATTTCACGTTTCAGGCGGATTTTACGGTAGAGATTTTTATAGCTCGACTCTTTTTAAATATCGCGGGGCAAATTTCTACACCATCTTAAACGCAAATTTTTCAAAGGGCAACCGCTATAAAGACGGCGGTGGCAATGAAGTTGATTTTGGCTACTCAAGACAAGGTCAAAGCGCTATTTTGGGCTTTGTGCCAAACGATATAAGCGAATTTCGTTTTACATTTTTGCGTGATAATATAGATAACGAAAAAGAACCTCATCACGCGATGGACGCAGTTAAAACCGAGCGTAAGATAGCGAAATTTAACGCTCGGTTAGGCGAAGAAAGTCTTGCTAATACGCTAAATTTAGAGCTTATGCTAAGAGATATCAACCGCGACGCAAACAACTACGAGCTAAGAAATTCGGCTCAAAAAGTAAAAGTCGAAGTAGAGAGGAAAATTTTTGACGCGAAGCTTAGCTATGACGCTGATTTTGGCAATTTTCACAACATGATAGGCACTAGCTATCAGCACGACTTGCACGAGGGCAAAAGGTACGGATTTGTGAGTGGCAAATGGGTGTTTAACGGATATCGCTTCGGAGATGTTAAGAACCAAAGCGCGAGAGTGTTTGACGAGATATCTTATAAATTTAACGAAGCAAACAAGCTAAATTTGGCGCTTAACTACGAGTGGATGAGCTCAAATTTGCGCGCGGCGAACAACCCATACTCAGCGCCTATGCCTCAAATTTCAACGATAAAAGGGCTGGTTAAGTCAATTTACGGCGAAAATTTAGACGGCGACATCAAGCATAAGGCTTTAAGCGCGAGCCTGAAATACGAATTTAGCCCGAATGAAAAGGATCTTTACTACGCGGCGCTTGAGAGCATTAGCAGGATGCCTTCAAACATGGAGCGCTTTAACACCCTTTACGGACCGCTTGATAACGGCTGGATATCAAATCCGTTCTTAAAACCTGAGCGCCACAACCGCGTGAATTTGGGACTTGAGTATAAAAGCGAGTTTTTCAAAGAGTATCTAAGCTCAAAGCAGGGCGAGGATAGTTTCGCTGTCAAAGCTCATCTTATCGCAAGCGACGTAAAAGATCTCATCATCTATGATCGCAGGCACTCAAAAGCGGCTATGCCGATGAACAAAAACGCCGTTATTTCCAGAAACGTTGATGCTGAAATTTACAGCGCAAATTTAAGCGCAAGCTATAACTTCTTACAAAATTTTGGCTTAAAAGCAGCACTTTTTTACAACTACGGACAAAACAAAACAGACGGCAGAGCCCTTTATCAAATTCGCCCGTTTGAAGCGAATTTAGCAGCTGATTACAAGAGCTACGCAAGCTTTGGAAGCTTTAGTTTAGGCAGTGCGCTTAGATATGTGGCAAAGCAAAACAGAGGCGATTTTGATAAAAACAGCGGTCTTGGGATAGACAGCAAAGAAGCAAAAGCGTTTACGCTCATAGACGTTTACGGTGCGGTTGAATTTAGAAATAAATTTGGCTTAAGGTTTGGCATAAATAATATCTTTGATAAGGAGTATGCGGAGTTTATAAGCGGCGATCATGTAGCAGCTCTTGATCCAAGGAGGGTGAATGCGCCGGGTAGGGTGGTGTTTGTAAGTTTTCACTCAAGTTTTTGA